The genomic window ACGTCGGCCATGCCGTGCCCGAACTGCCGGCTAACGTCGAAGAGGAAAACGACAACATGCCGGAAATCTCGCGGATGCAAACCGAGCTGCTGGTCAACAGCTTCGCCGCCGATTTCGCTCGCGTCGCCAGTTTCCAAATCACCAATAGTGTGGGCAACGCCAAACTACGCTGGTTGGAAATCGACGAAGGCCATCATCAACTGTCCCACGAACCGGACAAGAATGAAGAAGCCTACGAGAAACTGATCAAGATCAATACCTGGTACTGCGAGCAGGTGGCCTACCTGGCCAAACGCCTGTCGGAAACGCCGGAACCCGGTGGCAGCGGTTCACTGCTGGACAACACCACGATCGTGTGGACCAACGAACTGGGCAAAGGCAACTCCCACACCCGCAACGACATCCCGTTTGTGTTCGTCGGTGGCGGGTTGGATTTCAAAATGGGCCGAGCGGTCAAACAGAAACGCACGCCCCACAACCGGTTGTTGATGAGCATCAGCGAAGCGATGGGTTTCCCCGAAAAATCCTTCGGCAACCCCGACTACTGCGGCGACGGCCCGCTGACGGGCCTGACCTAAGCCGCCCCCGTAGCGACATTCGCCAGCATGTGGAAAGCCCGTATCGACGCTCGCCGAGACCTGAGTTGAATTGCTGACGGAAGCCTGGCACTCCTCGCAACCACGGGGGACTTCGATTGTATTCCTGCAGCATTAGCAGACTGTCGATTTAGTCGTTTAACCCGTAGCCGAAGGCGTCGGCGTCGGCGAATACATTAACGGCTGTCCAGGGCCATGGCTCGCACCCTAGCCTCCGGCGCAACCACTAGATCAACAGCCTGTTAGACCTTGCGGCCTCTATCTTAAGCAGAAAAGGGGAAAAGCAGAAAAGGGGAAGGGGGTTTTATTTGGTAAGCGGACCGCCATAAGCGGAAAAGCAGAAAAGGGGAAGGGGGTTTTATTGCTTGATGAACCTTTCAGGGCAGGTCTAAACTGCTAGCAATCCTGCTTTCACAGCTGGTTCGTGTCCCCGTTTTCCAGGAAAGCCTTGGGCGCCTTAATGCCGGACTTGTAAGCTTTCCGGGCTAGTTCACAAACGACTTTGAGGCTAGTTGCAGTCGTCATGTTGGAGAACAGCAACTGCAGTTAACTCATCGATTAGACGATGCCCGACAAACCGCGAAAAACTCAGCTCATGTCGTGCCGCTTATCGACTATAGTCATCCCAAACGCGGTTGCCCTCACTGTCGTAATAGCGTCCACCCCCATAGCTAGAAAGACCGTAGGAGAACACGAGATTGTCACCTCCACCGCCAATAACCTTTAAAACCTCGCCTGAGCGACCGATAACAGCCGTTGATCGAACCGGAAACTCTGGTGGCCCGGACGGAAATCGGGCAATCGCTCTGCCTTCCCGAAATTCCGTTGCAAACTCTAGTTTCGGCTCAAAGAGCCATTTGCCATCCGACTCAAGGTATCCGAAGTATTCTTCAGAGCCACTATATGCTTCAGCACTGGGGCGAATGTACTTAACCATTCGTAATCCGTCGCAAAAACCGGCCAGAATGGAGGGTGCAGGTTCTAAGGGATCAATGGGCAGGTCGCGTATTTTTTTGCCGTTTCGGTCGATCTGGTAACTCACGTCCGACCCTGGGTCGGTCACGATTGCTAACCCATTATCGAACCAGCTCGCGCGAGAGAACTGAGGTTCCAAAACCGTATTGCCCTCGCGATCGATGTAGCCGTACAGATCGCCTTGCAGTACTGCAGCTAGGCCCTCGCGGAAGGGGGCACAATAGTCGAACTGCAGATCGATCACGATCGTACCTTCACGGTCGGCATAGCCCGCTTTTCCAGTTTCAAGGTTGCTTACTGGGACAACACCCTCCGTCATCCGATGCCGCGGGAAGACGTTCTCCGTACTCTGCCATTTGTCCCCCATATCCAATATGCCGATCGGAATCAAGCCGTAATGGTCAAACCATTCCGGGTGTTTGTTGCGAAGGAATGGCGGGTACAGCGTAAATAGAGAGTCCCCATGGTTTTTGGCTAACCGGACTCGATCGTGAGCGATTGTCTCGAGTTCCGAATGCAGGACAACTCGTTTTCCATGAGGCCCCACGTACAGGTAATGGTCTTCTGCTAGCAGGATCGCACCGTCCTGTCCAATCCACGTGCGGAAAGGGATGGGGTCATCCCAATCGAAAGGCGAGGAAACGTGCGTATACATGCCATCGCTAACCAATTCGTTGCCGGATCGGTCAATCAGACCATACCCTAAAAAGCCTCCCTTTTCGCCCCTTTTCAGGATAGGAAATACGCCATCAAGCTTGTCAGGCAGGCTTGCCAAGATCTCCACTTGCTTAAGTTGGCGTGCCTCTCGTAGGTTGATGCTAGGGGCTGAGTCTCTTGCGGAACGCGCCGTGTCTCCTGTGTCGCAGCCGACAGCGACCAACGCAAGAGCGATCAGGCAAAGCCAGTTCGCTGTTCTTAGCACGTAAAGTTGCATCAGTTTCCTCCTTCGGGCTCTTCTCCGAACCAGCTGACATAGTTCGCGTCCGCTGAGATAATTGGTTGCAGTATTGCCTTGACGTCCGGCCGTGGAGGAGTCTTCATTGCTTCGTGCATATCGAGAAATAATGTCCGTATTCCCGTGATGTACTCAAACATTCCACCTTGCTGGTGCTTTTTTAGATCCACGAGACTGACATCAAAAGGATAGTCGTGAGACGCGTCCGCAAGAAGTGCTGTATCTGACCGATACAAAGCCGGGGCGTTATCTTCTGTGTCCTGTATCCAACGATGCACGTTGCTATCGTACTTAAAGCGTTTTCCGACTGCCTGAGAAAGAAATCTCATTTTAACAAGATCAATCTGTGTGTCCGCGACATTTGCACTCGGTATCAACATCTCGGAAAAGCGTGATAGCTCGACCGGAACGTCGACAACATCATCCCAATTCTCAGCTCCCCAGTCCTTTATGTTCTCCCAGAGGTCATCTTCCTCCTCACTGGTGAGGTTTTCCATTTCAAGTGTTTCTAGGACCTCATTTGGTACGCGATACATCGTTTTAAATGGCTGCGATGTTGCTGCTTGAACAGTTAATTCGATGAATACATCGACGTGATCGATGATGAGGCAAGTTTCATTGTCGCTTGGATTGCTAACGAGCTGATTGCAGGCGTGATCGCCGTCTATTTCGACCCTGGCAGATTTGGCTGATTGATCGATGCTGTAATGCTCCGGACCCCAGTATGTATCAATAGTCATTTCGGCATACTCTCCCTCCTCGGCTTCTGCGCTATCGTCGTCCAGGATCGCGTCAACAGCCACATCAACGTATTCGGCGTTCTGAGGAATCACAACGTAGTTGGCGAAAACGCCATCAATAACACCGGGAAGCTCGTAGTCTGTTTTCCAGCCAGAATTCAGATTAACGCTAACCTCCAATGCTTCGGACGTGTCGCCGGTCCGGGATATCCTAAACAGACCATCATCACCGGCTTCAGTTGCGGTGTCTATTAGGGCTTCGATGGAGACGGTCGGCTGCCCATCTTCAATTACCACCTCTCCTGATCCCCATGTGCCCACCACGTATTGCTCACTAGTTGGGGCTTCAATTACCAGCTTTGCTACTTCATCTCCCTCGACATCCTCGTCCTCGATAGCGACGATGTAGGCCTTCAGTGAGGGGGAGTTCATCGGGATGGTAAGCGTATTGCCTTCTACTAGATCTCGTTCGCCAGGTATGTCGCTATCGACTTCGGAGGAGAAAAGGGGAAGGGGGTTTTATTGCGTCTGGGGGTGAGTTCGCGCTGACTCCAACGGGGGCTTTGGACGGCTTGCGTCGCTCGATTGCCGCCACCACCGTCTGGCTACAGAGGCTACGATGCGTTGGGGTCCTACGCCAGGTGCCCGCTCTACGCAGCGTACTGAGCCATGAACATGGCTACGGTCGAATCGATGATTTGACGCCGCTTCTTCTTGGACGGCTTGGGTTCGCCGTGCACGATCGTTGGCCAAAAAGCAAAGGATCGCAGCAGTCCCAAAAACTGATGCGCCGCAAACTCGGGGTCCAACGCTTTTAAATGCCCCGCCTCGTGGGCCTGCTTGAGCCATCGGCTAACGCGTTTGAGCAACTGCCGATGGCCGATCGTGCGGCCTACCTCCGGTTCTGCCAACACGCGAGACAAACCCGCTCGCGCCAGCATCTGCACGGCGTCGGATGTCATGAAGTCGACTTCCGCTTCGGCCAACTGCGTTAATTGCTCGGCCAAGTCCTGCTGCGGATTGAATTCGCAAACCGGCATCTGATTTGCTCGGCTGAAGAGGTCTTCCACAATCGCGTCAAACAGCGCCTCCTTGCTGTCAAAATGGTTGTACAGCGTGCGTTTGCTGACCTCGGCCTGCTCCGCGATCGCATTCATGCTGGCGGCGTAGTACCCCCGCGATTGGAACTGGGAAACGGCGGCCTGCACGATCGATAGCCGTTTTCGATCCGTTAATCGAGCGGGGACGGGAACCTGGGACTTGGCAGCTCGGGACAATCTTGCACTCCGCAGTTTACTTTTGTAGGGTGTGGGCTAAAGTATACCACAGGGTTTACTTCTGGTCCAATTCCACGTTCACCGTCGACCGGTTCTTTTGCAGGTTTCAAGCATGCCTCGCTATAAGCAAATTCCCCGCCCAGCAATCTGTCAGCGGGTGTTCGCGGGCCTTGCCCCCATGGTCCTGATGAGCGGTTTGCTGACCGGCTGTTCGCCGCAGCCAACGGCCGAGCCCGCGGCGGTGGTCAAACCACCGCTGCCAGTGACCACGATGGTGCTGCGACGCGGTCGCCCGGATATACAACGGCACACCACCGGATCCATCGCGCCCTGGAAGACGGAGCAGATCGGCTTTGAACAAGCCGGTCGGGTGGAGTTTGTGATTGAACCCAATGTGATGGTTCGTCCCAGCGCCGTGGATGAACCGTCACCTGGTGGCACCCCGCTGGCACGTCTGGACGACGAACGGTTGCGAATCGCCGTCGAATCGGCCACCGCGGATGTTTCGGTGGCCCGGCTGCGACGCGATGCCAACCGCATCGCCATCGACGAACGCCTGCCCGCGGCGATTACCGTCGCCAAAGCCGAACGGGATTTGGCCGACACCGAACGGGCACGTGCCGAGAAACTGGACCAACAAAACGCGATTTCTTCATCGGAACTCGACAATGCGAGAACGCGAGCCAACACAGCGCAGGCCCAACTGGCTTCCGCCGAAGCGGATCTCCTGCAAGCCAAGGCGGAACAGCTGACGTTTGAGGCACAAGTGGCAAAGGCGGAACATGAGTTGGCCGAAGCCGAACGCAACCTGCAAAACAGCGTGTTAACCAGTTCCTTTCCCGGCATCGTCTCGGAAATCCACGCAGTGCCGGGCTCGTACGTGGACGCAGGCGAACCGGTCGTTTCGGTCCAGATGGTCGACCCGATGCTGGTCGAATTCGAAGTCACCGCGAAGAATTCTCGGCGTTATCACGCGGGCGATTCGCTGCAAGTGATTGTTGGAGACGATCCGGAAAACCTGCGTAAAATCGACGGTTTGGTGTACACCGTCGATACCACGGCCGATGCTCGCTCGCGGACTTTTACGATTACCCTTCACGTCCGCAATGAGGTGCAGGAAGTGGTCCTGCCGGAGTCGCTGGACGGGGCGCCGCTGGCCTACACACGAAACATCTTCCCGCTCAACCTCGGCCCCATTATTACCGGCGACGACCGGCAATTGGTCGAACGCAGCACGATCCACCAGATCGGTGACCAAGCGTATGTGTACCGGATTACAAATCGCAAATGGGGAATGTCTACCGTAGCCGAAGATCGTACGTTGGACGTCGAACGGGTTCCGGTGAAAGTCACCGGCGAGCCGATTCCGTTCCTCGGAGCGTGGAACTTTGTCACCGTGGAATTTGATTCGTCGGCCGAGATCGATTTTCAGCAAGACCTGATCACGGGCGAGCTGTATCTGCCCCGCTCAGCCAGCGATCAAGACGACGCGGCGGCGCTTCCCGCTTCGAACGTCGGCCAGTCTCCCGTACCGGAAGATTGGAATGGCACGCAGGTGATTTTGGACAAGCCGCGTTGGTTGTTGCGTGCCGGCGACGTGGTCAGAGTCGGCCTGTTGCCGGAAAAGATGAGCGAAGGGTTTTACGTGCCCATGAAAGCGGTGCGAAAAGAAAAGGAGCAGACCTTTGTGCACGTGATCGATGAATCGCAGTCCCCGCCCAGGGCACATCGGGTACCGGTTTCCGTAGCGGTCCGCGAAGCAGTGACCGGGGATTCCGTGATGCTGCGGATCACGCCGACTCAACCCGGGAACTTAAGCGAGGGAATACAAGTCGTGGTCGGAGGGACGCATTACCTGGACGATGGCGATCGCGTTCGCATCACTCCGGCCTTAGGAGCCGCACGATGAGACGACTGCCCGAATTTGCCGTTCGCCGGCCCACCGTGGTGATCACCTTTGTGTTGATTCTCGTCGCCATGGGCTGCGTCAATTTCCTGACCATGCCAAGACGAGAAGACCCGGAGTTCACCTTGAAGGTGGCCGTGGTGTCGACCGATTGGCCGGGTGCGTCCGCCGAACAGGTGGAGGAATTGCTCACCGACCCGTTGGAAGAAGCCATCGACGGCATGGAAGAGGTGAAATTGATTCGTTCCAATTCCAGTAGCGAAGCTTCCGTGATTTTCGTGGAACTGGAAGACCGCGTACCGAGCGCCAAAGTCGATGACGCTTGGGATCGCGTGCGGGCTCGAGTTCGCAATGTAGCGATGCCCGTGGGGGCCAGCGAACCTTTTGTGAATGACGAATTTGCCGACACCAGTGTGATTTTGTTCGCCGTCCACCAGCGTCCCCTGGAAACCGGCCAGCCGATCGATCCGCTGTACGCTTATTCCCACCGTCAAATCGATGATTACAGCGAACAGGTTCGCGATGCCCTGCGACTGCTGCCGGGCGTGGCGAAAGTCGAGAGGCACGGTGTGCGGGATGAAGCCATCTTTATCGAAACCGATGAAGGCACTTGGTCTCAACTGGGGCTGACGATCGAACAGGTGCGGACGCTCGCTCAGAACCAAAACATCGTCGCGCCGGGTGGTCGCATCGATGCGGATGATGGACGTTTTTTCGTCAAACCGGATGCCGAGGTGAACGCGGTTGGCGAGATCCGCGACTTGGTGGTGGATCTGGTGGATTCATCTGCTGGCGCCCGCGCCGTGCGGGTGCAAGACATGGGATTGAACGTCCGCCGAGACTATGTAAATCCGCCGCTGCGGTTGTGCCGCTATGGCGACCCGAACTTCGAAGCGCCCGCCAACATCGTAGCCGTGACGATGAAATCGGGCGCCAACATCATTGATATTTGCACCAACGCCAAACAACGCGTCGCCGACCTGCAAAGCAGCGGCACGCTACCGCCCGACGTGGATGTGTCGATCATTTCCGACCAATCCGACAGCGTAAATCAACGGATTCGCGAAGTGGTGGTCAACGTGATCGAGGCGATTTTGATCGTGGTTGCCGTGGTGTTTCTGGTGGTTGGCTTCCGTACCGCCGCGGTGATGGCGGCCAACATTCCCTTTGTGGTGTTGGTATCGCTGGGCATCGTGACCTTGTTTGACGTTCAACTGGAACAGATGTCGCTGGCGGCGATGATCATCTCCTTGGGCTTGCTGGTGGACAACGCCGTTCAGGTTTGTGATCAGGCCCGCACCAACCAGATCGCCGGCATGTCGCCGCGAGAAGCGGCCGTTTCGGGGGCCGCAATGTTGGGCGCATCGATGTTAAACGGCACGCTGACGACGATCGCGGCGTTCATCCCGATGGTGATCGCCATGGACGGCGCCAATCGCGAGTTCATCTACAGCCTGCCGATTACCCTGTCGGTAACGCTCTGCGTCAGTTGGGTCTTGGCCATGACGTTCTGCGTGATCCTGGCCGCCTGGTTCATACGTCCGCCCAAAGATCCCAACCGGCCCACGGCCCCCTTGCCCTGGTTGATGGCAAAGCTGCGGGCCTTTACCCATCTGGACGCCGACTCCACGTCGGCAGCGAAACCGAAGCGATGGCGTGTGGCGCTCAGTCGCGTGCTTAATCCCCCCTCGGACGACGAAGAAGGTGGCAACCCCAGAGGCTTTTTCTATTGGCTGTACGGCGTAACACTCGGGCTGGCTCTGCGTCATC from Roseimaritima ulvae includes these protein-coding regions:
- a CDS encoding HlyD family secretion protein, whose product is MPRYKQIPRPAICQRVFAGLAPMVLMSGLLTGCSPQPTAEPAAVVKPPLPVTTMVLRRGRPDIQRHTTGSIAPWKTEQIGFEQAGRVEFVIEPNVMVRPSAVDEPSPGGTPLARLDDERLRIAVESATADVSVARLRRDANRIAIDERLPAAITVAKAERDLADTERARAEKLDQQNAISSSELDNARTRANTAQAQLASAEADLLQAKAEQLTFEAQVAKAEHELAEAERNLQNSVLTSSFPGIVSEIHAVPGSYVDAGEPVVSVQMVDPMLVEFEVTAKNSRRYHAGDSLQVIVGDDPENLRKIDGLVYTVDTTADARSRTFTITLHVRNEVQEVVLPESLDGAPLAYTRNIFPLNLGPIITGDDRQLVERSTIHQIGDQAYVYRITNRKWGMSTVAEDRTLDVERVPVKVTGEPIPFLGAWNFVTVEFDSSAEIDFQQDLITGELYLPRSASDQDDAAALPASNVGQSPVPEDWNGTQVILDKPRWLLRAGDVVRVGLLPEKMSEGFYVPMKAVRKEKEQTFVHVIDESQSPPRAHRVPVSVAVREAVTGDSVMLRITPTQPGNLSEGIQVVVGGTHYLDDGDRVRITPALGAAR
- a CDS encoding efflux RND transporter permease subunit, encoding MRRLPEFAVRRPTVVITFVLILVAMGCVNFLTMPRREDPEFTLKVAVVSTDWPGASAEQVEELLTDPLEEAIDGMEEVKLIRSNSSSEASVIFVELEDRVPSAKVDDAWDRVRARVRNVAMPVGASEPFVNDEFADTSVILFAVHQRPLETGQPIDPLYAYSHRQIDDYSEQVRDALRLLPGVAKVERHGVRDEAIFIETDEGTWSQLGLTIEQVRTLAQNQNIVAPGGRIDADDGRFFVKPDAEVNAVGEIRDLVVDLVDSSAGARAVRVQDMGLNVRRDYVNPPLRLCRYGDPNFEAPANIVAVTMKSGANIIDICTNAKQRVADLQSSGTLPPDVDVSIISDQSDSVNQRIREVVVNVIEAILIVVAVVFLVVGFRTAAVMAANIPFVVLVSLGIVTLFDVQLEQMSLAAMIISLGLLVDNAVQVCDQARTNQIAGMSPREAAVSGAAMLGASMLNGTLTTIAAFIPMVIAMDGANREFIYSLPITLSVTLCVSWVLAMTFCVILAAWFIRPPKDPNRPTAPLPWLMAKLRAFTHLDADSTSAAKPKRWRVALSRVLNPPSDDEEGGNPRGFFYWLYGVTLGLALRHRFLTIGLAVAALMLTTQLSIPNEFFPLTERDQFAVEIWLPESASIEQTDAMARQVEDTIRKLSPYTDAEGNSQQRLLNMRTIVGGGGSRWYLAWEPEAIKPNYAEILVHTTNGKVVHDFAENIRKVTREGDATLGIEPVVGARVVPTELMLGPPADPVVLRVTGEGFADISQLRTATNRVKEMVDAEPDTWDVNDSWGYPIQQLEIDIDTQRASLSGIRNSEIADTLDAYFSGKLLTQYRENERLIPIYFRLKPDSRRSLDDLLSAHVESDVGKVPLESVADGIPRWKPGMISRRDGNRTIEIRSQINFGASGNDITKRVFDSEEMDQLRAELPPGFRVEIGGALEESMKAQGKMLKSFGMSFMAIIVLLIIQFNSVFRTSIIIATLPLAMAGGLLGLYLTNNAFGFMPQLGVLALFGIVLNAAILFVEFADITLRARGQSNDGRGIQNREEFQAVIISAGEQRLMPIFLTTATTVGGLFPLAVAGGPLWVGMAWLMISGLTFATLLTLILIPVLYSFSYRFLQRSAPQDANAAA
- a CDS encoding WG repeat-containing protein, which codes for MQLYVLRTANWLCLIALALVAVGCDTGDTARSARDSAPSINLREARQLKQVEILASLPDKLDGVFPILKRGEKGGFLGYGLIDRSGNELVSDGMYTHVSSPFDWDDPIPFRTWIGQDGAILLAEDHYLYVGPHGKRVVLHSELETIAHDRVRLAKNHGDSLFTLYPPFLRNKHPEWFDHYGLIPIGILDMGDKWQSTENVFPRHRMTEGVVPVSNLETGKAGYADREGTIVIDLQFDYCAPFREGLAAVLQGDLYGYIDREGNTVLEPQFSRASWFDNGLAIVTDPGSDVSYQIDRNGKKIRDLPIDPLEPAPSILAGFCDGLRMVKYIRPSAEAYSGSEEYFGYLESDGKWLFEPKLEFATEFREGRAIARFPSGPPEFPVRSTAVIGRSGEVLKVIGGGGDNLVFSYGLSSYGGGRYYDSEGNRVWDDYSR
- a CDS encoding TetR/AcrR family transcriptional regulator — its product is MSRAAKSQVPVPARLTDRKRLSIVQAAVSQFQSRGYYAASMNAIAEQAEVSKRTLYNHFDSKEALFDAIVEDLFSRANQMPVCEFNPQQDLAEQLTQLAEAEVDFMTSDAVQMLARAGLSRVLAEPEVGRTIGHRQLLKRVSRWLKQAHEAGHLKALDPEFAAHQFLGLLRSFAFWPTIVHGEPKPSKKKRRQIIDSTVAMFMAQYAA